In Pseudomonadota bacterium, the DNA window GAGCTACTCGACACCGTTACGGGGTCAGCGACTCGTTCCGCCTGCGGGTCGGGTTAGGAGAAAAGTCGAATGCACAATGATGAAGCAGTCACGAACGCTGATCGCTCGGTAGCAGCTCTCCTTGCTGAGCTACTACGGCCCGCGGTTGTCGAAGCCATCCGCGCCGAGGTTCGAGCCGCGTTGGAGGCACATTTACAAGCGCAGGTGGCTACCATTCCCCCAAGGTTGTTAAACGTCTCGGAGGCGGCAAAGATTGCTGGTGTCCACGCCGAGACGATTCGTCGGGCGATCAGGGCAGGCAGGTTGTCAGCTACGACGGCCCTGGGGCCTG includes these proteins:
- a CDS encoding helix-turn-helix domain-containing protein, which translates into the protein MHNDEAVTNADRSVAALLAELLRPAVVEAIRAEVRAALEAHLQAQVATIPPRLLNVSEAAKIAGVHAETIRRAIRAGRLSATTALGPVRIKPDVLHAFLEGR